In Desulfobacterales bacterium, the genomic window TTTGTCTAAAATTAACCTATCACCCTGATTCTTCAGGATCAACGAGGTTTTTTACTTTTCTTGACGGTGAATCAGGGTGATGATGGGCAAACCACCCGGGGACCTGTCCGATCGCGGGATCATTATTGACTTGCCGCCCTGATTCCCTTATACTTTCTGATCCCGGGCCTTTGAGAAATACCTAATTTTGTTTACGTTTATAGAAGTTTTTATCTTAAAAGCAGGTAGTTGAAACAGTTCAAGCGGCCCTCAGGGGCCGCCAGAAATAATTGAACGGACCGAATAGATCATGAGGTTTGCGACAGCAGAAATAGATTCCAATGAATTTCATCTTCTTCGGGATTATATCGAACAAAACTGCGGTATCTTCCTGCTTGAAGAAAAAATGTATCTTGTGTGCACCCGCCTGACATCCCTGATGGTCGAAAGCGGCTGTAATTCATTTGCCGAACTTTACCATAAAGCGCTTTCGGACGTCTCTTTCAGGTTGCGCGATAAAATTGTTGAAGCCATTACCACCAATGAAACATTCTGGTTCCGGGATGAAAGCCCCTTTGTCATTTTGGGGGAAGAGCTTTTTAAAAATTTTGCCGCTGAAATTGGATCGGGCAGGCGCAGTAAAATTAAAATCTGGTGCGCCGGATGTTCAACCGGACAGGAACCGTATTCGATTGCGATGACCGTGCTGGAGTTCATCCGCAAACAGCAGATATTAAAACCCGAGCACGTTGAAATACTGGGAACGGATATCTCCTCAGCCGTGCTTTATATTGCCATGGCCGGTCGCTACGATGGTCTGGCCATGTCCCGCGGGCTTCCGGAAGAGCTTAAAAACCGATATTTCGATCCGGACGGTAAGGTCTGGGTCATAAAAAATGACGTTAAAAAAATGGTCCGGTTTCAAAAGCTGAACCTGCAGGATGATTTCTATCATCTCGAGAATCAGGATATTGTTTTTTGCCGCAACGTACTGATATATTTTTCAAATGAATTCAAAAAAGACATTCTGAAGCGTATCTCCAGGGTTTTGGGACCGGGCGGGAATCTCTTTCTGGGCGCTTCAGAGTCCCTATTCAATCTGACCCAGGACTATAGAATGTTTCGGCATACCATGGGATTTTATTATGCAAAAGAACTCAAATAAGGAGTCCCCGTTATGAAAATTTTATCCGTAGACGATTCAAAAGCAACCCGACAGTTTATCAAACGTGCCGTTGACGTACTGGGTTTTGAATTTCTTGAAGCTGCCGACGGCAAAGAAGGGCTGGAGATCCTCAACACCGAAGGCGTCAGGGTCGACCTGATCCTTCTGGACTGGAACATGCCGGTCATGGACGGTATCGAAATGCTGAAAATTCTTAAATCCAGCAGCCTTTTAAAGGGGATCCCGGTTACCTTCGTTTCAACCGAGCAGGAACGACAGAAAATTTCCGAAGCACTCCATCATGGCGCCAGGAACTTCCTGATCAAACCGTTTTCACAGGAAGACCTGATCGGGAAAATCATGGAAAGCCTGGGAATGGAAGTATAGTGAAGCACCCGGATATTCTGAAGCGTTTCATACGGATTTAAAGGCTCAACCGATTCATTCTGTTTCAGGAGTTAAAATGACCGAAGGGGAAAAGAACACCTCAAAAAAAAAAGCGGGCCCCGGCAGCGTGAAATCTGACCTGTCACCGAACAGTCGTAATATTGAACGCAGCGTCGAGGGTATATTTCGCAAATTTGAGGGCAAACCCGATGCCATCCACAAACGCCAGGAAATTATCGAAGAGTTCCCGGACATCAGAATTGAGATTGAGGAAAAAGATGTTCCAAAACCCGTGGGTGACAAAAAAATCCCAACGCCCAAAGCTGCAAAAGCGATTCAAAAACCAAAAGCCGATAAAAGTGTTCCGAAGCCCAAGCCGGAAAAAAACAAGATAAAAATAATCCGCCCGGTTTATATGGTCGGCGCCGTTCTGATGGTCGCCGCCGCTTTAACATTTATTATGTTAAAGCCCCAGCAAGCCCCCCCCCCCGACAAGCCTGCCGTGACGGAGACGCTTCATAAAATCGTTCGGCCCGTCCCGCCCCCCCCCATTGAATCCAGGGAAGCGCCACCGGCACAGCCGGTCCCTGCGAACATCAGTACGTCCGACGAAGTTGAGGCGTTCCTGATGAAATGGAAAACCGCCTGGGAGAATGCGGCCGGAAAGGGAGGGGATATGGAAACCTTCATGTCCTTTTATTCGGACAGTTTTACTTCACAGGAAATGAGCAAAAACGAGTGGCGAAAAGACAAGGCTCAAAAGAACAGCCTGAAAGAATGGATCCGGCTGGAAATTAAAGATATCCGTATCGCAGAACCTGTGACGGATAATCGCACCGAAGTCAGCTTTTTACTCGCGTACAGTTCTTCGAACTATTCGGATGAAACCTACCAGGCCCTGATATTAAAAAAGGAAGCCGGCGACTGGAAAATAATCAAAATAAAAACCGCCAACGAATAGGAGGGTTTTTGATGAAAAGCATTAAAACCAATATACTCTTGACATTCTGTATTACCGCTGCCGTCATCATTTTAGCGATGGCCGTCCTGATATCCCTAAAGCTTGGCGCCAGTATCCGGACCCAGTCCCAGATACTTTCGAAAGAACTGACGACCATGAGCAATACAACCCTGACCGGTTATCACGGTGTGTTTAAATCAACCATTGAAACGATAATGGAAGATATCATGGATTATACCGCCCAGGTGGCCCGCAGTCCCATCCTCGTCGAGATGATCGGACCCCGGGCAACTGTCCAGATCACCGGGACCCTCGATGAATTCAGAGTCCAGACCGATAAAATCGACTTTATTCTTCTGTTTGACCTTGAGGGCAAGTACATCGCATCGGTTCCATCCGAAGTATATAACGGCGTTGATAGCAAGTGGCTTGAAACGTATTATCAGTCCTCGGAATTATGGCAGAAAGTCAACCGGGTCCTTAAGGCCATGCAATCCTATCTTGAGGCGGATGAAAACACCCTGCAAGCGGTGGCAAAGCTCGACGCCGATTTCATCAAGGCGTTTCAACTGACAAACCCGCGGTTCGCCGGAAAGGATTTTCTGGGTATGCATGCGGCCAGGGTTGTTAAAGACAGACTGAAAGAACCGATTGGGATATTGATCGGCGGAAAGATTCTGAACAATTATCAAAAGCCATTAAAGCAGTTTTACGAAACAACCGGCCTGGCTTCCGCCGTATACATTAATGACACACCGATCGTCCAGGAGGGGTTCAGCGGTCAGGACAAAGAGGCCGCAACCGCTCAGTCCCTGCAGTTGCCGCCGGAAATCCTGAATGAAATTTTTGCCACCGATAAACCCAAAAACCTGTCTTTAACCCTGGCCGGTAAAAAATACCGGTCGGCCTGTTCCGCCATCGTCGATGCCAAAGGTGAGAAAATCGGCGCCCTGATGGTTGCCATGCCCGAGCAGGTCATCACTGAAATCGATCAGCGCGTCAGCCGATACGGCACCACCGAGAAAAGGAAACTGCAGCTCTGGCTCCTGGGCTTCGGCCTGGCCGCCCTGGCCGCCCTGGTTGTCAT contains:
- a CDS encoding protein-glutamate O-methyltransferase CheR, with the protein product MRFATAEIDSNEFHLLRDYIEQNCGIFLLEEKMYLVCTRLTSLMVESGCNSFAELYHKALSDVSFRLRDKIVEAITTNETFWFRDESPFVILGEELFKNFAAEIGSGRRSKIKIWCAGCSTGQEPYSIAMTVLEFIRKQQILKPEHVEILGTDISSAVLYIAMAGRYDGLAMSRGLPEELKNRYFDPDGKVWVIKNDVKKMVRFQKLNLQDDFYHLENQDIVFCRNVLIYFSNEFKKDILKRISRVLGPGGNLFLGASESLFNLTQDYRMFRHTMGFYYAKELK
- a CDS encoding response regulator, with protein sequence MKILSVDDSKATRQFIKRAVDVLGFEFLEAADGKEGLEILNTEGVRVDLILLDWNMPVMDGIEMLKILKSSSLLKGIPVTFVSTEQERQKISEALHHGARNFLIKPFSQEDLIGKIMESLGMEV